The Desulfocurvibacter africanus subsp. africanus DSM 2603 genome includes a window with the following:
- the cbiQ gene encoding cobalt ECF transporter T component CbiQ, whose translation MISEPLTAHGGLLSRLDPRMRLAAAIGFSVTAAVLTHIPAALAALACGLLLLALSGLSLPPVLKRLLLVNGFVAFLWLFLPFSTPGEPIWSLGPLAATRQGLAMALLVTLKANAILLAFMALASAMGVPAVSRALSGLGLPRNLAQLVAFSYRYLFVLGEEYHRLRTAAAVRGFRPRTDLHTYRTYAHLLGMVLVRSLDRSERVYQAMLCRGFDGVFRGLDSPRPGQADAAFGLLALVAVTTMLYMDLA comes from the coding sequence GTGATCTCCGAGCCCCTTACGGCCCATGGCGGGCTGCTTTCTCGCCTGGACCCGCGCATGCGGCTGGCTGCCGCGATCGGGTTCTCCGTCACAGCGGCCGTGCTGACGCACATTCCAGCCGCCCTTGCCGCCCTGGCCTGCGGCCTGTTGCTATTGGCCTTGTCGGGACTGAGCCTGCCGCCGGTTCTCAAGCGGCTGCTGCTGGTCAACGGCTTCGTGGCCTTTCTGTGGCTCTTTCTGCCCTTCAGCACGCCAGGCGAACCAATCTGGAGCCTGGGACCGCTCGCAGCCACCCGCCAGGGCTTGGCCATGGCACTGCTCGTCACGCTCAAGGCCAACGCCATCCTGCTGGCCTTCATGGCCCTGGCCTCGGCCATGGGCGTGCCGGCTGTAAGCCGCGCATTATCCGGTCTGGGGCTGCCCAGGAATCTGGCCCAGCTCGTCGCGTTCAGCTACCGCTACCTCTTCGTGCTCGGAGAGGAGTATCACCGCTTGCGCACGGCCGCGGCCGTGCGCGGATTCCGACCCAGGACCGACCTGCACACCTATCGCACCTACGCTCATCTGCTAGGCATGGTCCTGGTGCGTAGCCTGGACCGCTCCGAGCGCGTCTACCAGGCCATGCTCTGCCGCGGCTTTGACGGCGTGTTCCGGGGCCTGGACTCGCCAAGGCCAGGACAGGCCGACGCGGCCTTCGGCCTGCTGGCCCTTGTGGCCGTGACGACCATGCTCTATATGGACCTCGCATGA
- a CDS encoding metal-dependent hydrolase: MDPVTHLASGILAGQAVRDGFLPWKRIIPFCMLAAWIPDIDNLFSLLGPGPYLLYHRGITHSFVGGLAVALLLALAAKAFNRSLAAWRVAAVAYGCVLAHIFLDLITNYGTQIYLPFTHARASFPCVFIIDPFFTLTLLAFGTLSFMAKPKRRFFAVVGLAWLVIYPLSNATLRENVGSLYARKLASQGVPFDGVHVQPDAFSPLWWKIIVEQGDTYRVTSVSLLPGKGMDGFKTFRKADPALLDSLAAQSEFVDIYRWFSRFLAMEEQATEHGRLVIFRDLRFLVMTPAVQGLMGNGEAPFVLQVELDGQGRLMRAVFLQRGETVVFQAAN; this comes from the coding sequence ATGGATCCGGTAACCCACCTCGCAAGCGGAATATTGGCTGGTCAGGCTGTTCGGGATGGCTTCCTGCCCTGGAAGCGCATCATACCTTTTTGCATGCTCGCGGCCTGGATTCCCGACATCGACAATCTATTCTCGCTGCTTGGGCCTGGGCCGTACCTGCTCTACCACCGGGGCATCACGCACTCTTTCGTCGGCGGACTGGCCGTGGCCTTGCTGCTGGCGCTCGCGGCCAAGGCCTTCAACAGGTCGCTGGCGGCCTGGCGCGTAGCGGCCGTAGCCTACGGCTGCGTGCTCGCGCACATCTTCCTGGACCTCATCACCAATTACGGCACGCAGATTTATCTGCCGTTTACTCATGCGCGGGCCAGTTTTCCCTGCGTGTTCATCATCGATCCCTTCTTCACCTTGACGCTCCTGGCTTTCGGGACCCTGAGCTTCATGGCCAAGCCCAAGCGTCGCTTCTTCGCCGTGGTGGGGCTGGCCTGGCTGGTTATCTATCCGCTATCCAACGCCACCCTGCGCGAGAACGTGGGCAGCCTCTACGCGCGCAAGCTCGCGAGCCAGGGCGTGCCCTTCGATGGCGTGCACGTGCAGCCCGACGCCTTCAGCCCTTTGTGGTGGAAGATCATAGTGGAGCAAGGGGACACCTATCGCGTGACCTCCGTGAGCCTGCTGCCGGGCAAGGGCATGGACGGCTTCAAAACCTTTCGCAAAGCCGACCCGGCCCTGCTGGACAGCTTGGCCGCGCAGTCCGAGTTCGTGGACATCTACCGCTGGTTTTCCCGCTTCCTGGCCATGGAGGAGCAGGCCACGGAGCATGGCCGACTGGTGATCTTCCGCGACCTGCGTTTCCTGGTCATGACCCCGGCCGTGCAAGGGCTCATGGGCAACGGCGAGGCGCCTTTCGTCCTGCAGGTAGAGTTGGACGGCCAGGGCAGGCTAATGCGCGCGGTGTTCCTGCAACGCGGCGAGACAGTGGTCTTCCAGGCCGCCAACTGA
- a CDS encoding DMT family transporter, translating into MHWFPASLTVAFLAASEAALLKKFFGRERPLQMAALPMLYILPVFLPLLAFMLASGRSLAAPAEFWWITAALVPLNSLGLLLQFAAVNLSPLSLTMPLLSFTPAFVVLVGYAWLNETVSPAGMAGIMAIVAGSYVLNLGSFRRNDVLAPFKALFREPGSRMMLWASLIYALCAVMGKRQVQLMDPFFSAVVFWCLAAPFILLTLRLTGHIRIRPMLRRPTLGLAVGLAMSAHFLLHMYAVALIQTAYMISIKRLSGLFSVLLGMAMFGERKVGPQLAGSLLMFLGVLGLTLGG; encoded by the coding sequence ATGCACTGGTTTCCCGCATCGCTGACGGTCGCGTTCCTGGCGGCATCCGAGGCTGCGCTGCTCAAGAAGTTCTTTGGCCGCGAGCGGCCCTTGCAGATGGCCGCTTTGCCCATGCTCTATATCCTGCCCGTGTTCCTGCCCCTGCTGGCCTTCATGCTCGCCTCGGGGCGAAGCCTGGCAGCTCCCGCCGAATTTTGGTGGATCACGGCCGCGCTCGTTCCGCTGAATTCCCTGGGCCTGCTGCTCCAGTTCGCGGCAGTGAACCTGTCCCCCTTGTCCCTGACCATGCCGCTTCTGTCATTCACGCCGGCATTCGTGGTGCTCGTAGGCTATGCCTGGCTCAACGAGACGGTCAGCCCGGCGGGCATGGCCGGCATCATGGCCATCGTGGCCGGCAGCTACGTGCTCAACCTGGGCAGTTTCCGTCGCAACGACGTGCTTGCGCCCTTCAAGGCCCTGTTCCGCGAGCCCGGCTCGCGCATGATGCTTTGGGCCTCGCTGATCTATGCTCTGTGCGCGGTCATGGGCAAGCGCCAGGTGCAGCTCATGGACCCGTTTTTCTCCGCCGTGGTCTTCTGGTGTCTGGCCGCGCCGTTTATCCTGCTGACTTTGCGCCTGACCGGACACATCCGCATCCGGCCCATGCTGCGCCGTCCCACCTTGGGCCTGGCCGTGGGCCTGGCCATGTCCGCCCATTTCCTGCTGCACATGTATGCCGTGGCCCTGATCCAGACAGCCTACATGATTTCCATCAAGCGCCTGAGCGGGTTGTTCAGCGTGCTGCTGGGCATGGCCATGTTCGGCGAGCGCAAGGTTGGCCCGCAGTTGGCCGGCTCCCTGCTCATGTTCCTGGGCGTGCTTGGCTTGACCTTGGGCGGTTAG
- a CDS encoding DUF362 domain-containing protein has product MKRRDFLKYQLHGALWLAAGASGLVSAESLFAEAAPDVAVVKGAPGAATRAAVELLGGMKAFVKPGQRVVIKPNMSFPHPVERGSNTHPEVVTALAAMCKEAGASRVLVLDHPLSSAERCLEQSGIREACQAIEEDMVHAFTSPSFYREADIPKGEDMKRNQVMRDVLEADVLIAAPTAKSHSSAGVSLSLKGMMGLILDRGVMHGRHELDEAIVDLASLLKADLTVIDSSYVLTTGGPSGPGKVIKADTVIASRDMVAADATCVASFEWYGRTFKPQQVNHIRRAAERGLGRLDIENLHTRTLTL; this is encoded by the coding sequence ATGAAGCGCAGGGATTTCCTCAAATATCAGTTGCATGGTGCGCTCTGGCTGGCGGCTGGGGCATCTGGCCTGGTGAGCGCCGAGTCGTTGTTCGCGGAGGCCGCGCCCGACGTGGCCGTGGTCAAGGGCGCTCCCGGAGCGGCCACGCGTGCGGCGGTCGAGTTGCTCGGGGGCATGAAGGCCTTCGTCAAGCCCGGCCAGCGCGTGGTCATCAAGCCCAACATGAGCTTCCCTCACCCGGTGGAGCGCGGCTCCAACACCCACCCCGAGGTTGTCACGGCTTTGGCGGCCATGTGTAAGGAGGCCGGGGCCTCGCGCGTGCTTGTCCTGGATCATCCGCTGTCCAGCGCCGAGCGTTGCCTGGAGCAGTCCGGCATCCGCGAGGCCTGCCAGGCAATCGAAGAGGACATGGTGCACGCCTTCACCAGCCCGAGTTTTTACCGCGAGGCGGACATCCCCAAGGGCGAGGACATGAAGCGCAACCAGGTCATGCGCGACGTGCTGGAGGCCGACGTGCTCATCGCAGCGCCCACGGCCAAATCCCATTCCAGTGCGGGCGTCAGCCTGTCGCTCAAGGGCATGATGGGGCTCATCCTCGATCGCGGTGTCATGCACGGACGCCATGAGCTGGACGAGGCTATCGTTGACTTGGCCAGCCTGCTCAAGGCCGATCTGACGGTGATCGACTCGAGCTACGTGCTCACCACGGGCGGACCCTCCGGGCCTGGCAAGGTGATCAAGGCGGACACGGTCATCGCTTCGCGCGACATGGTCGCGGCCGACGCAACCTGCGTGGCGTCCTTCGAGTGGTACGGCCGCACGTTCAAGCCTCAGCAGGTCAACCACATCCGCCGGGCCGCCGAGCGCGGCCTGGGCCGTTTGGATATCGAAAACCTGCACACGCGGACCTTGACCCTCTAG